The DNA segment GACCCCGTCGACACGATCATCGAGCAGTGGGCGGCGGTCCGGCCCGACCTCGACACCCGGGCGCTGGAGGTCTTCGGCCGCGTCCACCGGATCGCGCGCGCGATGGGCGACCGGACGGAGAAGGCGTACGCCCGGTTCGGCATCTCGCGCGGGGAGTTCGACGTCCTCGCGACCCTGCGCCGCTCCGGCGAGCCGTACACCCTCTCGCCCCGCGAGCTGTCGGCGACCCTCATGCTCACCACCGGCGGCACGACCGGCCGCCTCGACAAACTGGAGCAGGCCGGACTGCTGCGCCGCTCCCCCGACCCGCACGACCGGCGCGGTCTGCGGGTGACGCTCACCGAGGAGGGGCTGCGGCTGGTCGACTCGGCGGTCGGCGCGGGCCTCGCGGAACAGCAGGACGCCCTGACCGCCCTCGACGACGAACAGGTCGGCCAACTGGTCGGCCTGCTGAGGCAGTTGCTGAGCGGGACGGCCGAGTAGCCGTTCAGTCCGCCGGGCCGAGATGACGGGCGAGGGCCGCCTCGACATCCGCCCGGCCGGCCGCGTCGGCGGCCCACGCCACATACCCGTCGGGGCGCACCAGTACGGTCGTCCGCCGGTCGCCCACCCACCGCGCCACCGCCAGCCGGCCTGCGCTCCCCTTGCCGTACGACTCCCGCGCCGGCTCCGGGGAGATCAGTACGAACCGGCCGCCGCGCAGCGCCTCGTGGAGCCGGGTGCCGCCGGCCAGGGCGACGTCCGGGACGCGGGTGCCGGTGAGCCGGTGGGCGCCCCGGGGCGTGGGGTAGCGGTAGCCGATGCCCGTGATCTGGCCCGCGATCTTGCGGCGGGCGGGGGCGACGGCGCCGAGGAACGCGACGAGCGCGGCGCGGGCGGCCAGCGTCCAGGGCCGCTTGGCCATGGCGAGCCGCACGATCCCGCCGCTGCTGCGCAGCACCGTCCTGCCGACCGGGTGCCGCTCGGCCTGGTAGCTGTCGAGCAGCTCCGGACCCGCGTGGCCGGTGACGGCGGCGGCCAGCTTCCAGCCCAGGTTGGCCGCGTCCTGCATGCCGGTGTTCATGCCCTGACCGCCGGCCGGGGTGTGCACGTGGGCGGCGTCCCCGGCGAGGAAGACCCGGCCGACCCGGTAGGCGGGCGCCTGGCGTTCGTCGCTGTGGAAGCGGGACAGCCAGCGGGCGTCGTGCATCCCGAAGTCCCGGCCCAGCGCGAGCCGGGTGATCTCCTTGACCTCCGCCAGGTCCACCGGCTCCCGCTCGGAGATGTCACGGCCGCGGTGCCAGCCGATCACCCGGTAGTAGCCGTCGCCGAAGGGCACGAGGAACGCGAAGGCGTCACCGACGGCGTTCGCCGTGAGCAGGTTCGGGGGCTTCTCGGCGAGCAGCACGTCGGCGAGGACGACGGACCGGATCACCGACTTGCCCGGGAACGGCACCCCGACCGCCCCGCGCACCGCGCTGCGCATGCCGTCGGTGCCGACGACGTACGCCGCCCGCAGCCGCTCGGTCCGCCCCTCGGGCCCGCGCGCCTCCACGGTCACGCCGTCCGCGTCCTGCGTGAGCGCGGTCAGCTCGGTCTCGTACCGGAAGTCGACGCCCGCCCCGGCCGCCCACCGCTCCAGCACCTTCTCCACCTCGTACTGGGGCAGGACGAGGACGTGACGGAAGCGGGTGGGGAGGGTGCGCAGGTCGAAGGTGAGGCCGCCGAAGAGACGCAGCCGCTCCAGGGGCTTGCCGACCGCCTCCAGCTCCTCGGCCAGGCCCCGCGCGTCGAGCTGCTCCAGGGTGCGGGCGTGCAGGACGAAGGCGCGGGAGAGGTTGCTGACCTTGTGGGGGCGCTTTTCGAGGAGGGTGACCCGGACCCCTGCGGCGGCGAGGTCACCGGCGAGGAGGAGGCCGGTGGGACCGGCACCCACGACGATGACGTCAGGGGTGGGGGTCTCGTGGGCCTCAGAGGCCTCAAGGGCCTCGGGGGCCCCGTGGACCTCAGGGCCCTCGTGGGCTTCGGGAGTCGCGGGGGTGCCGTTCATGGTGGCCTCCTGGATGCCAGCACATGTTTGTCAACGCCCGTTGGTCAACATCCGTTGGTCAACGCTTGTTGGCAACGGTAGGACGGTCGGCACGGGAAGTCAACGATTGTTGGCCACCACCCGTTGGCCTACGCTCGTTGGCATGACTGGCAACGCAAGCAGCGGCGGCGCTCGCCGCTCCGACGCCACCCGTACCGCGATCCTCGCCGCCGCGCGCGAGCGGTTCGCAGGCGACGGGTACGAGCGGGCCACCATCCGGGCCATCGCCAAGGACGCGTCCATCGACCCCTCCATGGTGATGCGCTACTTCGGCAGCAAGGAGGGTCTGTTCGCCGCGGCCGTCACACTCGATCTGCGGCTGCCCGACCTCACGCAGGTGCCGCGGGACGAGGTCGGGCGGGCGCTGGTCACCCACTTCCTCGGGCTGTGGGAGAGCAACGAGGAGCTGACGGCCGTACTCCGGGTCGGCGTCACCAACCAGGCCGCGGCCGAGCGGCTCCAGGGTGTCTTCCGGGACCAGTTGCTCCCGGTGGCGCGCAAGGTGTGCCCCGATCCCGAGCAGGTGCCGGCGCGGGCCGCGCTGTGCGCCGCGCAGGTTCTGGGGCTGGCGCTCACCCGTTATGTGCTGCGGCTGCCCCCGGCGGTGGCGCTGTCGCACCAGGAGGTGGTGGCGTGGGTGGGGCCGGTCGTCCAGCGGTATCTGACCGCGCCGAGCCCCTGACCGACCGCCCGACCCGCGCGGACCGATCCTGACCCGCGCGTGGCCGCCGGACACGCGCAGGACCGCCGGACCCGGGAAAACGCCGAGGGCGCCCGTCGTCACCTCCGTACGCGTCGCGCGTGTACGAAGGGGAGGACGGGCGCCCTCGGTCGAAGAACCGTCGGTTCCGTCAGGCCTTGGCGTCGGCCTTGACGGCACCGGCCTTGGACGGGGCACCGCCCTTGGTGACCCGGACCGTGGAGCGGTCCAGCACCATGACCAGGCCGGCGATGACGGCGAACAGGGCCAGCGGGATCAGCACGTACAGACCCACGGTCTCGATGGCGCTCAGACCCTGGCCGGGGTCGTCGCCGTCGTCACGGGCCAGCGCGAGCGCGGGGGAAGACATGAGCAGCATCATCAGCGTCGTACCGGCGGCCAGAGCACCGGCGCGCAGGGCGTTCTTCTTGTCCACGTTCCCCAAGTTAGCGAACGGCCCGAAGGCGCGCGCGCCCGGGGTGCCGTACTCAGGCGCCGGGCGGGCCGGGCGGTTCCCGCAGAACGTCGAGGAGCGCCCTCAGCCGGGGCGATCCGGTCAGTTCCTCCAGGGTCACCGGGCGGCCTTCCGCGTCCGCGACCGGGAGCCGCCAGTTGGGGTACTGGTCCCAGGTGCCGGGGAGGTTCTGCGGGCGGCGGTCACCGATGCCGTCGGGCAGCCAGACGCCGATCAACCGGGCGGGGGTGCGCAGCAGGAACCGGTGGACGGCCTGGATCTCAGCCTCCTCGCCGGAGCCGGAGGAGCCGGAGAGGCCGGAGGAGGAGCCGGAGAGGCCGGAGGAGGAGCCGGAGGGGCCGGAGGAGGAGCCGGAGGGGCCGGAGGAGGAGTCGGAGGGCCGGGGCCGGTGCAGGAGGCCCAGGCCGTCGAGCAGGGCGAGCCATTCCGCCGCGTCCGCCGTGGCCTCCGCGCGCTCCTCGGCCGCGGGGCGGGTGAGCAGGCCGAGGCGGTCGCGCAGGTCGACGTGTTCGCCGGTGAGCCGGGCCGCGGTGGAGGGCAGGTCGTGGGTGGTGGCGGTGGCGACGCAGTCGGCGCGCCAGCGTTCCGGCGGCAGCGGGAGCCCGTCGCCGTCCCAGTCCCGTTCGAACCAGAGCACGGACGTGCCCAGCACCCCGCGCCGCCCCAGCGTCTCGCGCACGCCCGGCTCCACGGTGCCGAGGTCCTCGCCGATCACCACGGCCCCGGCGCGGGAGGCCTCCAGGGTGAGGAGGGCGAGCATGGCGTCGGCGTCGTAGCGGACGTACGTGCCGTCCGTCGGCGGCTGTCCCTGGGGGACCCACCACAGCCGGAACAGGCCCATGACGTGGTCGATGCGCAGGGCTCCGGCGTAGCGGAAGAGGGCGCGCAGGAGCCGGCGGTAGGGGGCGTGGCCCGAGGCGGCCAGCCGGTCGGGGCGCCAGGGCGGCAGGCCCCAGTCCTGGCCGCGGGCGTTGAAGGCGTCGGGGGGCGCGCCGACCGACATGCCGGCGGCGAAGTGGTCCTGCTGCGCCCAGGCGTCGGCGCCCAGCGGATGCACGCCGACGGCCAGGTCGTGCACGATCCCCACGGGCATCCCGGCCTCCCGGGCGGCGTGCTGGGCGGCGCGGAGCTGGCCGTCGGTGAGCCAGGCGAGGCGGGCGTGGAAGTCGACGCGGTCGGCGAGGGCGGCGCGCTCGGCGGCGGTCTCGGCCGAACGGGGGTCGCGCAGGGGTTCGGGCCAGAAGAGCCAGTCGGGGCCGTACCGTTCGGCGAGGGCGTACCAGGTGGCGTGGTCCTCCAGGGCCTGCCCCTCCTCGGCGCGGTAGGCGTCGTACGCGGCCTGCCGTCCGGGTCCGAGCGGCACGGCGAGGACCAGTTCCAGGGCCTGCCGCTTCAGCTCCCACACCGCGTCGCGGTCGATGAGGGCGCCCTTGTCGAGGACGCCGGCCCGCAGCCGGTCGGCGCGTTCCAGCAGCGTGCGCAGGCGCCCCTGGTCCTCGATGTGCGCGAACTCCGGGATCCGTTCGATCCGCAGGTGCACGGGGTCGGGGAAGCGGCGCGAGGACGGCCGGTACGGGGACGGGTCGGTCGGGGCCCCGGGTACGGCCGCGTGCAACGGGTTGACCTGTACGAACCCGGCTCCGGCGGTGCGCCCGGCCCAGCCGGCCAGTTCGGCGAGGTCGTCGAGGTCGCCCATGCCCCAGGAGCGGCGCGACAGCAGGGAGTACAGCTGCACGAGGAGGCCGTAGGAACGGGTGGCGGGGGCGGGCAGCCGGTCCGGGGCGACGATGAGATGGGTGTGCCCGGTGCGGCCGTCGGGCGCGGTGGCCGTCACCTGGTGCACACCGAGGGGCAGCCCCTCGATCCGGTCGCGCTCCTCCTCCTGTCCGTCCTCGGCGCGCACCCGCAGGCGGGTGCCGGGCGGCAGCGCGGCGAAGGCGTCGGGCGGCTGCGGGGTGCCGGCCCACCACACCACCGTCGGGGGCAGCAGCCGTTCGCTCAGCTCGCGTTCCCGCGCGGCGAGCGCGGCGCGTACGGCGTCGGGGGTGCGCGCGTCGACGTCGAGGGCGGCGAGGGCGGCGATGACGGCGGTGGCGGGGACCGCGACCGTACGGTCCGGGGACGGGCTGTAGGAGGTGGCGACCCCGTGCAGGTCGGCGAGCCGGGACAGCTCCACGTCGTCGCGCGCCGGGTCCATCTACAGCCCCGGACCGAAGGAGACCGGGACCGGGTCGGACTCGCTGTGGAGCGGGGTGACGTCGGCGAGCGGGGGCTCGCTGGTCAGCGGCTCGGCGTCGGGCAGCGGAGGCTCGCTGGTCAGCGGCGGCTGCGTGCAGGCGCTCTCCGCGCTGAAGACGCACACCGGTGCCTCGCGGCTGTCCGCGGACCACGGTGCCGCGGGTTTCCACTGGGCCGGGACGGGGGGACGAGCCGGTACGGCCACGGGGGCCTCCTAGTCGGTACGTCGGGTTCGGCTTCTGGCGGGTCACGAAGAGCCCTACCCCGTGGACGGGAAGGCAGACACACAGACACGGACAAGGTGCTTCATATGTCCGGCGTCCGGCCGGATGCCCGATGTCGCGCGGGAGACCGCCGTGGTGGGCGAGGTGCCCGCGAAGCTGTAGCGGTAGTAGCCGAAATCCGGGCGCGGCAGGGCGGGGCCGAAAAAGAACGCGCCGCGTGAACCGGCGGCGACCGGCGGGGCGATAGAGGGGGTGTGAGACTGTTCCGCCCCATGGGGGGCCACCGGGAGAAGGACGGCGCGGCCGAGGACGCGGGGCTGCTGCGGGCCGTCGCGGCGGGGGATCCGGCGGCACTGGCCGATCTGTACGACCGGCACGCGGGATGGCTGCACGCGCGGCTGACGCGGCGCTGCGCCGATCCGGAGGTCGTACGGGAGGTGCTGCAGGACACCTTCGTGACCGTGTGGCGGTCGGCTGCGGGGCATCGCGGGCAGGAGGCCGGCGGCTGGCTGTGGACGATCGCGGCACGGCGGCTGGTGGACGCGCGGCGGGCGCAGGAGCGCGCCACGCGGGTCGTGGGGCCGCCGCTGGAGGAGGGGACCCCGGGGCGGTACGACACGGCCGTCGCGCCCTCCGCCGAGGACCGGGTGCTGACCGGGCTGGAGTACGGCGACGTCGGCACCGCCCTCGACCGGATCTCCCCCGAGCTGCGGGAGGTGCTGCGGGCGACGGTCGTCGACGGGCTGAGCACCCGTGAGGCGGCCCGGCTGCTCGGTATCCCCGAGGGCACGGTCAAGTCCCGCGCCCGCCGCGCCCGCGCCGAACTGCGCGACGCGCTCACCCAGTTGAACCCGTCCCTGGTGGGAGGCACGGCATGACGAACAACAACGCACACATCTGGCACGCGGACGACGGCGTCGTCGCCCGCTACGCCGCCGGCTCCCTGCCGGAGCCGGACGCGTGGTCCCTGGAGACCCACGTGGAGCAGTGCTCCAGGTGCGCGGTCCGGGTGTCGCGGGCCGTGGGCGCCACGGCTGCGGGGACGGTCCTGAGGGAGGTGCGGGAAGCGGTACTGGGGGCGCTTCCCGCACAGGGGGCGGCCCAGGGGTCGGCACGGATCCCGGCATCCGGGGCGCCCGCGTGCGAGGGCGCCGCGGGACAGCGTCGCCCGGGGCTCCCCAAGGTCCGCCGGCTCCCTCGGCTGCGCCGGACCGCCCGGCTCCTGTGGGCCGCCGGACCCGCGGTGCGCGGGGCGTGGCTGCCGGCCGTGCTGGTCGTGGCCGCGGGTGCGCTGGTCCTGGGACAGGGGGGCGGGTTCGCCGGCACGCGGGCGCTGCTGCTGGCGATCGCGCCCGTCGTGCCCGTCGCCGGGGTGGCCCTGTCCTACGGGCCGCACGCCGACCCGCTCTACGAGGTCGCCGCGGCCAGCCCGGGCGGCGGTCTGCGTCTCGCGCTGACCCGGACCCTGGTCGTGCTCGCGGTGAGCCTGCCTCTGCTGACCCTGACCGGGCTGCTGCTGCCCGCCTCCGGCGCCCCGGCGGCCGCGGCCTGGCTGCTGCCGGGGCTGGCGCTGACGCTGACCTCGCTCGCCCTGGCCTCCTTCGTGGGCTGCCGGACGGCGACCGGCGTCACGGCGGGCGGCTGGCTGTGCGCCGTCCTGGCGCCGACGGCCACCGCACCGGCCGCCATCACCGCACGTCTGGCCGAGCAGCTCTCCCAGTGCCTCGACGGGGCGGGCGCGCAGGGCACGTGGGCGGCCGCGGCCGCCGTGAGCGCCGTACTCCTGGCGGTCCGCCGCCAGGCGTTCGACAACCTGCTCCCTCGCTGACGTACGACCCCTGTTCCGGCGTCGGCCGCACACTGCCCGGCCGCGCCGGTGGTCCCGCCTGCCCGCCCGGCCTCACCACTCGAACCAACCGCACCACCCAATCCACTCGAACCACCGTCACCACCCGCACCACCCAAGCCACTCGAACCACCGTCACCACTCGGCAAGGCCGCCACGCGCCGCCCTGCCCCGACCCTGATCCACCGGCGAGCGGCCGGCATGCCGCCCTCCCGGCCGGATCCCTGGAGACACCTTGAGTTCTGTACGCGTGACCGGCCTGAGCGTCCGGCACAGAAAGACCGTCGCCCTCGACTCCGTCGACCTGAGCCTCGGCACCGGTGTGCACGGGCTGCTCGGGCCGAACGGCGCCGGCAAGACCTCGCTGATCCGCGTGCTGGCCACCGTGGCCCAGCCGCACGGCGGCTCGGTGGAGATCCTCGGGCAGGACAGCGCCGACCACCGCGGACGGTCCGGCATCCGGCGCCGGCTCGGCTATCTGCCACAGGAGTTCGGCTACTACCCGGGCTTCACCGTGCGGGAGTTCGTGACGTACGTGGCCTGGCTCAAGGAGATGCCCGCCGACCGCACCCCGGCCGCCGTGGAGCGGGCGGTGGCGCGGGTCGGTCTCATGGACCGCATCGACGAGAAGGTCAAGACGCTGTCCGGCGGCATGGTCCGCCGGGTCGGCATCGCGCAGGCCGTGGTCAACGACCCGGAGGTGCTGCTGCTGGACGAGCCGACCGCCGGCCTCGACCCCGAGCAGCGGGTGGAGTTCCGCGAGCTGCTGCGCGAACTGGGCGCGAACGCCACGGTGGTGGTCTCCACGCACCTGGTCGAGGACGTGGCGACCGCCTGCACGGACGTGACCCTCATCGACGCGGGCCGGGTCGCCTATCAGGGCACGCCGGACGCCCTCGCCACCCTCGGTGAGGACTCGGACGACCCGGGCGACCACCCGATCGAACGCGGTTACACGGCGGCCCTGCGCGCGCACCGCAGCCACCGGGAGACCCAGCGGGCACACGGCGCCCCGGCCGGCGTGCGGGAGGGAGTGTGATGGCGCTCGTGGACGACCTCAAGGGCCGGAAAGACGAGAAGGGCCAGGACGGCCAGGAAGGCCAGGGCGGCCAGGGCGGCCAGAAGGAAGCCGGCCGGAACAGGCAGGGCCCGCGCGCCCCGCACCCGCTTCGCACCGAAGCGCTGCGCAGCTTCGCCCCCTGGGCCGGTGCCGCGGTGCTGCTGGTGCTCGTCGTGATGCTGGCGGGCACCACCAAGCGCTGGCAGGGCGGCTGGGGCGAGACCACGGGGCAGTTGCAGGCCGGCCTGGTGATCGCCGTACCGCTGGCCGCCGCCGCGGGTTGCTGGCAGGGCGGGCGGGAGCGGCGGCAGCGTACCGAGGAGCTGTGGGCGACGTTCGCGCGTGGCCCGCTCGCCCGGTTGCTGACGTCGGCGCTGCCGGTCGTGGTCTGGGTGATGGCCGGGTATCTGGCCGCCGCGGCCCTGGGGCTCCTCGCCACCTGGCCGTACGCCCAGGGTGACCGTCCCCACCTCGCCCTGCTGCCGTCGGGCGCGGTGGCCGTGGGCGCCGCCGCGCTGACGGGGCACGTGGTCGGGCGGCTTGTGCCGTCGCGGCTGGCCGCGCCGGTGCTGGCCCTGGTCGGGTACGTGGGCCTCGGGTACACGGCGCACAGCTCGGATCTCGGCCGTTACCTCAGTCCCGCCTTCGAGAACGGGGCGACCTCGGTGCCGGTGTGGTGGCAGCCGGTGGCGACGACCGTGTGGACGGGGGGTCTGGCGGGAGCGGCCGTGCTGGCGTACGCCGCGCGTCGCCGGTACACGGCCCTGCTGCCGCTGGCCGCCGCGACGGCCGCCGGCGCGCTGCTGATACAGAACGGGGTGGGACTGTGGCACCACAACACCACGGCCGACCACCAGGTGTGCGACACCTCCGTGACTCCCGCCGTCTGTGTGAACGCCCGCTACGCCGGGATGCTGCCGCAGGTCACCGAAGCCCTGTCGGGGATCACCGGGCGCCTGAAGGGCGTACGGCACCTGCCCGCGCGGTGGGAGGACCGCCCGGGTGCGCCGCGCCGCGACGAGGTGGCGCTGCCCATGCTGACGCCGATCGGCTGGTACGTCGTACGGGGGCAGCTGACCGATCCGGAGCAGTTCGCATGGGAGGCGATGGTGGCGTTGCAGCGCGGCGACTGCGCCCACGAGCCGGATCCGCAGGTGGCCAGGGTCGACGAAGCGGTGCAGAACTATCTGGCGCCCAGTCCGGGGCGGGCGCAGTTCGACGGGCTCGACGCCCGGGGTTCCGCATCCCACCGCGCGGACCTGAAGGCGCGGCAGGAGGCCCGCGGACACCTGGCAGCGATGGGCGACGCACAGCGCCGCGCCTGGCTCTCGGCGTACTTCGCCACCGCGGGCGACTGCGACCCCAAGGTGGTGCCGGCGCTGTGAACAGCGGATTCCTTCTGTACGCCCGTTCGCGGGCCGTCCCCGCCACCCTCGCGGCGCTCGTCGCGACGACCGGCTTCGCGATCTGGGCGGCACGGCAGCTGAACGCCTTCGTGGACCCGGACAGCCGGGTGCCGATCGTGGCGCTGGCCCCGCTGATGGCAGCCGCCGTGATCGGTGTGAGCCTGTACACGGCCTCGGCGGAGCTGGACCGTACGGCGGTGCGCCCCTGGTGGCCGCGCCGGCTGGTGCAGCTGGTGGGGCTCACGGCGCTCGCGTCGGGGCTGCTGCCGCTGGCCGTGCTGGGGCACGCGGACGTGTTCGGGCCGCCGGCCGCGATCCGCAACACGCTGGGCTGCGTGGGCATCACCGCGGCCGCGGCGGTGCTGCTGGGGGCCCGGCTGAGCTGGCTGCCCGCGTTCGTCTACGTCAGTTCCGTCTACCTCGCCTCGCACGGGGCGCAGGGGCGCGCGGCGCTGCTGTGGGCCTGGCCGATGCAGCCGGGCGCGCAGCCGGAGGCCTGGGCGATGGCGCTGGCCGCGTTCGTGGTGGGCGTGGTGCTGTACGCCGTACGCGGGGCGCGGCCCGAAGGGCCACGCGTCTGACGCGCCGGTCCCGAAGGCCCCGCGGCTGAGCCACCGCGGGGCACGACGGGCACGGGCTCGTCGGGTATGCGAAGGCCCGGATCGTCAGGCGGAAATGCCGTCGATCCGGGCCATGGCGTCTTCCGCGCCGTACGGTTGCAAGTAGGGCAGCCAGCGCGGGTCCCTATGCCCGGTGCCGATGATGCGCCAGGCCAGACCGGTGGGCGGGGCCGGTTTGTGGTGCAGTCTCCAGCCCAGCTCGACGAGGTGGCGGTCGGCCTTGACGTGGTTGCAGCGGCGGCAGGAGGCGACCACGTTGTCCCAGCGGTGCTGGCCCCCGCGGCTGCGCGGGATGACGTGGTCGACGCTGGTTGCGACGCCACCGCAGTACATGCACCGGCCCCCGTCCCGGGCGAACAGGGCCCGCCGGGTGAGAGGAACGGGCCCCCGGTAGGGCACCCGCACGAATCGCTTGAGCCGGACCACGCTGGGTGCGGGGAGTGTGACGGTCGCGCTGTGCAGATAGGCGCCGGATTCCTCGAGGGAGACGGCCTTGTTCTCCAGGACGAGGACGAGAGCGCGGCGGAGCGGTACGACGCCGAGGGGCTCGTACGACGCGTTGAGGACCAGGACATGCGGCACGGGTGCCTCCTTGGGCGTCGGCGGCGCGTGGCTCGCGCCGGGACGATCTGCAGCCAGTCTCCCCTCATGCCTGGTGAACGCGCCACCATGTCCCGGTAACGGGCTGGGAGTGTTTTCGACCACATCTGATTCATCCCCCGCGGCGGGGCCGGTTCAAGCCCAGGTGAGCCGGGTCGTCGCTGTCCGGATCGGCACGGCCACACACGATGCCCCGTTAGTGTGGTGGTTCTGTCCCTCCGGTGTCCTTTCCGTGACCTTGGCGACCTCGGTTTCGTGACCTTGACCGCCGCACCGGACCGGACTACGCAGCACCATGGAGGTACTTGCCGTGTCCCTGCCCGTCGTCCAACTGGCCGCCGGTGCGTCGCCGTCCCCGTCTCCCACGCCGTCGGGCTCGACGGCGCCGATCGTGCCCTCGCTCCAGGACGCCCAGCAGAGCGCGACGAACGCGGCGGACTGGGTGGAGCAGAACTGGTCGACGTGGCTCGCGATGGGTCTGCAGATCCTGCTGATCGTGGTCATCGCGGTGGTGCTGCGCGCGGTGGTGCGGCGGGCGATCACCAAGCTGATCGACCGGATGAACCGGACCGCCCAGGAGGTCGAGCACACCGCGCTGGGCGGGCTGCTGGCCAGCACCGAGCGGCGCCGGCAGCGCTCGCAGGCGATCGGCTCGGTACTGCGGTCGGTGGCGAGCTTCCTGATCCTCGGTACGGCGGCGCTGATGGTGCTGTCCACCTTCAAGATCAACCTGGCGCCGCTGCTCGCCTCCGCCGGTGTCGCCGGTGTGGCGATCGGCTTCGGTGCCCGGAACCTGGTCACGGACTTCCTCTCCGGCGTGTTCATGATCCTGGAGGACCAGTACGGCGTCGGCGACACGATCGACGCGGGTGTGGCCACCGGTGAGGTCGTCGCCGTCGGTCTGCGGGTGACCAAGCTGCGCGGTGCCAACGGTGAGACCTGGTACGTGCGCAACGGCGAGGTGAAGCGGATCGGCAACCTCTCGCAGGGCTGGGCGACCGCCACGGTCGACGTGACGGTGAAGTCGAGCGAGAACCTGGACCGGGTCAAGGCCACGCTCGCCGAGGTCGGCGAGCGGATGGGCAAGGAAGAGCCCTGGAACGAGCTGCTGTGGGGCCCGGTCGAGGTGCTCGGCCTGGACAGCGTGCTGATCGACTCCATGGCCATCCGGGTCTCGGCCAAGACCATGCCGGGCAAGTCGCTGACCGTGGAGCGCGAGCTGCGCTGGCGCGTCAAGCAGGCCCTGGACGCGGCGCGCATCCCGATCGTGGGCGGCGCCACGGCCACGGAGGACGTCGAGGCGGCCCCGGACCCGTCGGCGGCCATGGCGGCCCCCTCGGCCTTCGCCAGCAGCACCTCCCCGCAGTCCCTGGAGGCGTCGCCGATCACTCCGCAGCGGCCGCCGACGAAGTAGTCCGGCGGACAATCGATTCAGCACACTCGTTCGAGTGAAGGGTGGGGCATCCCGGCGCCGGAGGCGCCGCGGGTGCCCCATCGTTCTGCCGGGGCGCCCGGCGCGGGCTTAGCCCTGGCATCAGTGCGACGAGGAGAAGCGATGAGCGCCGAACCGATCATGGAGCCAGTCATGACGCAGGTGGACCCCCGGCCCTGCCCGGCGACGACCCCACCGAGGCGTACTACGAGACCGACGTGAAAGTCGGCCTCGGCACCCCGCTCCCCCTGCCCGCCCCGTACCCCACCCTCGAGACGGCCTCGTTCCTCGACGAGGACTGAGGCGCTCCGGTCTCCTGGCTCTCCCCCGCTCTCCCCGCCCTTGACGTCTTCCTCCCCCGGCCATACGTTCCTGTCACTCGAATAGGAAACTTTCCTAACAGTGATCTTCCGGGCATGCCGGACGGCGGTAGCGGCCTGAGAGGCGGGGGCGACCATGGCAGGGACCACGGGTACACCGGGAACGCCGGGAACGCCGGGCACCCCGCGCGTGCTGCGCGCCATGAACGACCGGGCCGCCCTGGACCTCCTCCTGGAACACGGTCCGCTGTCCCGCACCCGGATCGGCAAGCTCACCGGACTGTCCAAGCCCACCGCCTCCCAGCTGCTGGCCCGCCTGGAGGCCGCCGGCCTGGTCCGGGTCACCGGCACCAGCGAGGGCCGGCCGGGTCCCGGCGCCCAGCTGTACGCCGTGCGTCCGGACGTCGCGTACGCCGCCGGGCTCGACGTCGCCCCGCACCGCATCCGCGCCGCCGTCGCCGACATCACCGGCCGCACGGTCGGCGAGTACGAACTGCCCACCCCCGGCCGGCACCCGGCCCTTCCGGTCGTCCGGCAGGTCACCGACGCGCTCGACGGCGCGGTGAAGGCCGCCGGG comes from the Streptomyces sp. NBC_00820 genome and includes:
- a CDS encoding ABC transporter ATP-binding protein — protein: MTGLSVRHRKTVALDSVDLSLGTGVHGLLGPNGAGKTSLIRVLATVAQPHGGSVEILGQDSADHRGRSGIRRRLGYLPQEFGYYPGFTVREFVTYVAWLKEMPADRTPAAVERAVARVGLMDRIDEKVKTLSGGMVRRVGIAQAVVNDPEVLLLDEPTAGLDPEQRVEFRELLRELGANATVVVSTHLVEDVATACTDVTLIDAGRVAYQGTPDALATLGEDSDDPGDHPIERGYTAALRAHRSHRETQRAHGAPAGVREGV
- a CDS encoding HNH endonuclease; its protein translation is MPHVLVLNASYEPLGVVPLRRALVLVLENKAVSLEESGAYLHSATVTLPAPSVVRLKRFVRVPYRGPVPLTRRALFARDGGRCMYCGGVATSVDHVIPRSRGGQHRWDNVVASCRRCNHVKADRHLVELGWRLHHKPAPPTGLAWRIIGTGHRDPRWLPYLQPYGAEDAMARIDGISA
- a CDS encoding mechanosensitive ion channel family protein, coding for MEVLAVSLPVVQLAAGASPSPSPTPSGSTAPIVPSLQDAQQSATNAADWVEQNWSTWLAMGLQILLIVVIAVVLRAVVRRAITKLIDRMNRTAQEVEHTALGGLLASTERRRQRSQAIGSVLRSVASFLILGTAALMVLSTFKINLAPLLASAGVAGVAIGFGARNLVTDFLSGVFMILEDQYGVGDTIDAGVATGEVVAVGLRVTKLRGANGETWYVRNGEVKRIGNLSQGWATATVDVTVKSSENLDRVKATLAEVGERMGKEEPWNELLWGPVEVLGLDSVLIDSMAIRVSAKTMPGKSLTVERELRWRVKQALDAARIPIVGGATATEDVEAAPDPSAAMAAPSAFASSTSPQSLEASPITPQRPPTK